In the genome of Bradyrhizobium arachidis, one region contains:
- a CDS encoding efflux RND transporter permease subunit, whose translation MASISEPFIRRPVATTLLSIGLFLLGVVAYEFLPVASVPNVDFPAIFVSASRPGADPSVMAATVASPLERRLGEIAGINQITSTSSLGTTNIQLQFDIGRNIDKAARDVQAAINAALVDLPSDLPTLPRFRKANTAGAPVFVLALTSKTLSASAIYDVADTVLAQRISQVPGVGDVTVSGADQPAVRVQLNPVALSNAGIATDDVRTAIINANPLGPVGIFNGERQSETLSLNKQMRTAKEFRDIVIKSSNGNFVRLSDVADIEDSVRNARSIAWFNKQPAVLIQITKQGDANVIDTVDRVKALIPELKQWIPAGVDISTLVDRTSTIRASVLDMQWTLLATAILVMVVVFVFLRRLTPTIAAGISVPLALAGTCAGMWVAGFSIDNLSLMALAISVGFVVDDAIVMIENMFRNLEHGMRPMQAALEGAKQIGFTVVSISLSLIAAFTPLIFMDGIVGRLLREFSLTLTFAILVSTLVSLTVTPMICAHYIRQTTSGTATLFDRLIEGSLSRIVAFYARTLRTVLEFPLLTLLVFFATIALTVTLYIKVPKGYFPTDDSGFVIGATRASADISFQSMLSLQQRLADIVMQDPAVAGIGSTVGSGGGPGAATSNRGTMFISLKPPEERNHVSTEVVIDRLRRALFPVPGIRLFMFAAQDVRAGGRQSDSDYQYTLSSTDLGLLQKWAPIVAKRMETVEGITDISSDRDPGGLQLTLSIDRQKASALGVRVQDIDNALNNAFSQRQISIIYTQRNQYMVVLEIDPKFQVDPSNLDRIYVAGANDAQVPLSAVVHATRGLAALAVYHSQSFPSTTVSFNLLPNVPLQAATQNIQRAVEELHMPEGIRGSFDGNAGDFARTSGRQPLLILGALVAMYIVLGVLYESLAHPLTIISTLPSAGLGALLALQITNTPLTVIAFVGIILLIGIVKKNGIMMVDFALDAERQRGLSSAEAIFEACQARFRPILMTTMAALFAGIPLVVATGPGTELRRPLGITIIGGLFVSQILTLYTTPVIYLLIDRLRRRSEPRPLPAPAE comes from the coding sequence ATGGCATCGATCTCGGAGCCCTTCATCCGCCGACCGGTCGCGACCACGCTGCTCTCGATCGGGTTGTTCCTGCTGGGTGTCGTCGCCTACGAGTTCCTGCCGGTCGCTTCGGTCCCGAACGTCGATTTCCCCGCCATCTTCGTCTCGGCCAGCCGTCCCGGCGCCGATCCGTCGGTGATGGCGGCGACGGTGGCCTCGCCGCTGGAGCGGCGGCTGGGCGAGATCGCCGGCATCAACCAGATCACCTCGACCTCTTCGCTCGGCACCACCAACATCCAGCTCCAGTTCGACATCGGCCGCAACATCGACAAGGCCGCCCGCGACGTGCAGGCAGCGATCAACGCCGCGCTGGTCGACCTGCCGAGCGACCTGCCGACGCTGCCGCGCTTCCGCAAAGCCAACACGGCCGGTGCGCCCGTCTTCGTGCTGGCGCTGACCTCGAAGACGCTGTCGGCCAGCGCCATCTACGACGTCGCCGACACGGTGCTGGCGCAGCGCATCTCGCAGGTGCCCGGCGTCGGCGATGTGACCGTATCGGGCGCCGACCAGCCGGCGGTACGGGTGCAGCTCAATCCCGTCGCGCTGTCGAACGCCGGCATCGCCACTGACGACGTGCGCACCGCGATCATCAACGCCAATCCGCTCGGCCCGGTCGGCATCTTCAACGGCGAGCGCCAGAGCGAGACGCTGTCGCTGAACAAGCAGATGCGCACGGCGAAGGAGTTCCGCGACATCGTCATCAAGAGCTCCAACGGAAATTTCGTCCGGCTCTCCGACGTCGCCGACATCGAGGATTCCGTCCGCAACGCCCGCTCCATCGCCTGGTTCAACAAGCAACCGGCGGTCCTGATCCAGATCACCAAGCAGGGCGATGCCAACGTCATCGACACCGTCGACCGGGTGAAGGCGCTGATCCCCGAGCTGAAGCAATGGATCCCGGCCGGCGTCGATATCTCCACCCTGGTCGACCGCACCAGCACGATCCGCGCCAGCGTGCTCGACATGCAGTGGACGCTGCTCGCGACCGCCATCCTCGTGATGGTCGTGGTGTTCGTGTTCCTGCGCCGGCTGACGCCGACGATCGCCGCCGGCATCTCGGTGCCGCTGGCGCTGGCCGGCACCTGCGCCGGCATGTGGGTGGCGGGCTTCTCGATCGACAATCTGTCGCTGATGGCGCTGGCGATCTCGGTCGGCTTCGTCGTCGACGACGCCATCGTCATGATCGAGAATATGTTCCGCAACCTCGAGCACGGCATGCGGCCGATGCAGGCGGCGCTGGAGGGCGCAAAGCAGATCGGATTCACGGTCGTTTCGATCAGCCTGTCGCTGATCGCGGCGTTCACGCCGCTGATCTTCATGGACGGCATCGTCGGCCGTCTCCTGCGCGAATTCTCGCTGACTCTGACCTTCGCGATCCTGGTTTCGACGCTGGTGTCGCTGACGGTGACGCCGATGATCTGCGCCCACTATATCCGGCAGACCACCTCCGGCACCGCGACGCTGTTCGACCGACTGATCGAGGGCTCGCTGTCGCGCATCGTCGCCTTCTACGCCCGCACCTTGCGCACCGTGCTGGAGTTTCCGCTGCTGACGCTGCTGGTGTTCTTCGCCACCATCGCGCTGACGGTGACGCTCTACATCAAGGTGCCCAAGGGCTATTTCCCGACCGATGATTCCGGCTTCGTCATCGGCGCGACGCGCGCCTCCGCCGACATCTCGTTCCAATCCATGCTCAGCCTGCAGCAGCGGCTCGCCGACATCGTGATGCAGGATCCGGCCGTCGCCGGCATCGGTTCGACCGTTGGCAGCGGAGGGGGCCCGGGCGCCGCGACCTCGAACCGCGGCACCATGTTCATCAGCCTGAAGCCGCCGGAGGAACGCAACCACGTCTCGACCGAGGTCGTGATCGATCGCCTCAGGCGCGCTCTGTTTCCCGTGCCCGGCATCCGCCTCTTCATGTTCGCCGCCCAGGACGTACGCGCCGGCGGACGGCAGAGCGATTCCGACTACCAGTACACGCTGAGCAGTACCGATCTCGGCCTGCTGCAAAAATGGGCGCCGATCGTGGCCAAGCGCATGGAAACGGTCGAAGGCATCACCGACATCTCCAGCGACCGCGATCCCGGCGGACTTCAGCTGACCTTGTCGATCGACCGGCAAAAGGCCTCGGCACTCGGCGTCCGCGTCCAGGACATCGACAACGCCCTGAACAACGCGTTCTCGCAGCGGCAGATCTCGATCATCTACACCCAGCGCAACCAGTACATGGTCGTGCTGGAGATCGATCCGAAATTCCAGGTCGACCCGTCCAACCTCGACCGCATCTACGTCGCCGGCGCCAATGACGCGCAGGTGCCGCTCTCGGCCGTGGTGCATGCAACGCGCGGGCTCGCCGCGCTCGCGGTCTACCATTCGCAGTCGTTCCCCTCGACGACGGTGTCGTTCAACCTCTTGCCCAACGTGCCGCTCCAGGCCGCGACGCAGAACATCCAGCGCGCCGTCGAGGAGCTGCATATGCCCGAGGGCATCCGCGGCAGCTTTGACGGCAATGCCGGCGACTTCGCCAGGACCAGCGGCCGCCAGCCGCTCCTGATCCTCGGCGCGCTGGTCGCGATGTATATCGTGCTGGGGGTGCTCTACGAGAGTCTCGCCCATCCGCTGACGATCATCTCGACGCTGCCGTCGGCCGGCCTCGGCGCGCTGCTGGCCTTGCAGATCACCAACACGCCGCTGACGGTGATCGCCTTCGTCGGCATCATCCTCTTGATCGGCATCGTCAAGAAGAACGGCATCATGATGGTCGATTTCGCGCTCGATGCCGAGCGTCAGCGCGGCCTGTCGTCGGCGGAGGCGATCTTCGAGGCCTGCCAGGCGCGCTTCCGTCCGATCCTGATGACGACCATGGCGGCGCTGTTTGCCGGCATTCCGCTTGTTGTCGCGACCGGTCCCGGCACGGAGCTGCGCCGTCCGCTCGGCATCACCATCATCGGCGGCCTGTTCGTCTCGCAGATCCTGACGCTGTACACCACGCCGGTGATCTATCTCTTGATCGACCGCCTGCGGCGCCGCTCCGAGCCACGCCCGCTGCCTGCGCCGGCGGAATAG
- a CDS encoding tRNA-uridine aminocarboxypropyltransferase, translating into MSNLTDPAPAEPIPECPHCQKPMPLCICDSVTPIENRLSLLILQHPQEQDRALGTARLLAKHFADATVRVGLSWPSLSKALGRPVENAARWAVLYLGSARAADLEAEGEIVALNRKGEIAEKQRAILGKLEGVVLLDGTWSQAKALWWRNPWMLKCQRVILNPAHPSRYGRLRKEPRSDGLSTIEAAATILAGVERRPDIAEILHASFERLLTRYREVQAEMPELAPKPAPKGRRRDFRRRKRA; encoded by the coding sequence ATGTCGAACCTTACAGACCCAGCCCCGGCCGAGCCGATCCCCGAATGCCCGCATTGCCAGAAGCCAATGCCGCTGTGCATCTGCGACAGCGTCACGCCGATTGAGAACCGTCTCTCGCTGCTGATCCTCCAACATCCGCAGGAGCAGGACAGGGCGCTCGGCACCGCGCGCTTGCTGGCGAAGCATTTTGCCGATGCCACCGTGCGCGTCGGCCTGTCATGGCCGAGCCTGTCCAAGGCGCTTGGCCGGCCGGTCGAGAACGCCGCGCGCTGGGCCGTGCTCTATCTCGGCTCGGCCCGCGCCGCCGATCTCGAGGCCGAGGGCGAGATTGTCGCGCTCAACCGCAAGGGCGAGATCGCCGAGAAGCAGCGCGCCATCCTCGGCAAGCTCGAAGGCGTGGTGCTGCTCGACGGCACCTGGAGCCAGGCCAAGGCGCTGTGGTGGCGCAATCCCTGGATGCTGAAATGCCAGCGCGTCATCCTCAACCCCGCGCATCCCTCGCGCTACGGGCGCCTGCGCAAGGAGCCGCGCAGCGATGGCCTGTCGACCATCGAGGCCGCGGCGACGATCCTGGCCGGCGTCGAGCGGCGCCCCGATATCGCCGAGATCCTGCACGCGAGTTTTGAACGGCTGTTAACGCGCTACCGCGAGGTCCAGGCCGAGATGCCCGAACTGGCGCCGAAACCTGCGCCGAAGGGCCGCCGGCGCGACTTCAGGCGTCGCAAACGAGCCTGA
- a CDS encoding ABC transporter permease, giving the protein MDISLRYRRTVIGPLWITLTLAATIASVGTVYAALFKQDITAFLPPFAVGLIVWTLIATTLQEGSNIFVASGHLIKAVPAPLIVHVLQMIARNVLIFAHHLVIVVLLYLVMPWPLHWSMLLVVPGFAILLIVLLGGSVALGMLCARFRDIGSAIVSGLQFVFFLTPIIWTEETVRGTTFHWLVRVNPFATLLDLVRRPLLSQPTDPEQWLLGALYAGVVAIIGLSCYARYRHRVAYWL; this is encoded by the coding sequence ATGGACATTTCGCTGCGCTACCGGCGCACCGTCATCGGCCCGCTCTGGATCACGCTGACGCTTGCCGCCACGATCGCAAGCGTCGGGACGGTTTACGCGGCGCTGTTCAAGCAGGATATCACCGCTTTCCTGCCACCCTTCGCCGTTGGCCTGATCGTGTGGACGCTGATCGCGACCACGCTGCAGGAGGGTTCCAACATCTTCGTCGCCTCCGGTCATCTGATCAAGGCGGTGCCGGCGCCGCTGATCGTGCATGTGCTCCAGATGATCGCGCGCAACGTCCTCATCTTCGCCCATCATCTGGTGATCGTCGTCCTGCTCTATCTGGTGATGCCGTGGCCGCTGCATTGGAGCATGCTGCTCGTCGTGCCCGGATTTGCGATCCTGCTCATCGTGCTGCTCGGCGGCTCGGTCGCGCTCGGCATGCTCTGCGCGCGCTTTCGCGACATCGGCTCGGCCATCGTGAGCGGATTGCAGTTCGTCTTCTTTCTCACGCCGATCATCTGGACCGAGGAGACCGTGCGCGGCACGACGTTCCATTGGCTGGTCCGCGTCAATCCTTTCGCCACGCTGCTCGATCTCGTGCGCAGGCCGCTATTGTCGCAGCCGACCGATCCCGAGCAATGGTTGCTCGGGGCGCTCTATGCCGGCGTCGTCGCAATCATCGGCCTGTCCTGCTACGCCCGATACCGTCATCGCGTGGCGTATTGGCTGTGA
- a CDS encoding ABC transporter ATP-binding protein produces the protein MTTAAHISLRDVSVTFPVLSFRDRSLRSRFVSAVTLRRNAAVPHIVSALSGVNLDIRAGDRLAIVGANGAGKTTLLRVLAGIYHPTAGSVDVNGRCLSLFDLSAGFDEEATGYENIMRRGLVIGARRAEIDARRAEIAEFTELGDRLDLPLRTYSSGMMLRLTFAVATAVEGEIVLLDEWIGVGDQQFRKKARQRLDEIVARAGILVLASHDVDLIKATCNRAILLDEGRIAACGTTEEILGRYLGGART, from the coding sequence ATGACGACTGCCGCCCACATTTCCCTGCGCGACGTCTCGGTGACGTTTCCGGTGCTGTCGTTCCGCGACCGCTCGCTGCGCAGCCGCTTCGTCAGCGCCGTGACGCTGCGGCGGAATGCGGCGGTCCCGCACATCGTCTCGGCCTTGAGCGGCGTCAATCTCGACATCCGCGCCGGCGATCGTCTCGCCATCGTCGGCGCCAATGGCGCCGGCAAGACCACGCTGCTGCGGGTCCTCGCCGGCATCTACCATCCGACCGCGGGCAGTGTGGACGTCAACGGCCGGTGCCTGTCGCTGTTCGACCTGTCGGCCGGCTTCGACGAGGAGGCCACCGGCTACGAGAACATCATGCGGCGCGGGCTCGTGATCGGGGCCCGCCGCGCCGAGATCGACGCTCGCCGCGCGGAGATCGCCGAGTTCACCGAGCTCGGCGACCGGCTCGACCTGCCGCTGCGCACCTATTCCAGCGGCATGATGCTGCGCCTGACCTTCGCGGTCGCAACCGCGGTCGAGGGCGAGATCGTGTTGCTCGACGAATGGATCGGCGTCGGCGACCAGCAATTCCGGAAAAAGGCGCGGCAGCGGCTCGACGAGATCGTGGCGCGCGCGGGCATCCTGGTACTCGCCTCGCACGACGTCGATCTCATCAAGGCGACCTGCAACCGCGCAATCCTGCTGGACGAGGGGCGGATCGCGGCTTGCGGCACGACCGAGGAAATTCTCGGCCGCTATCTCGGCGGCGCCAGGACGTAG
- a CDS encoding amino acid ABC transporter permease/ATP-binding protein (The N-terminal region of this protein, as described by TIGR01726, is a three transmembrane segment that identifies a subfamily of ABC transporter permease subunits, which specificities that include histidine, arginine, glutamine, glutamate, L-cystine (sic), the opines (in Agrobacterium) octopine and nopaline, etc.): MSLFLHYLSMPYLLEGIELTLEVTALGLGGGLILGLILAGMQLSRFWPLAAIARGYTVIFRGTPLILQMVFAYDALPHIGIKLPAVLAAGLALACNEAPFIAEMLRAGVLGVDRGQLTAGQALGMTPSILMRRVIAPQAIRTMIPAFGNEAVSALKNSSLASVVAVQELTLRSTQLASSTFDFFSIFFASGLLYLVLTATISGIQLFAEWLLDLDRTTRRERKLADYLPWRRVELATKLDLADAAGADPEPAPAELTDTPPLALTREERARRAATIARNNIAVEAKDLTKSYGPQKVLDGLDLTVRVGEVVALLGPSGSGKSTLLRCINHLENWDAGTIRVGGRRLGFGEDGKPLSPRAIANERASVGVGMVFQQFNLFAHLSAKENIAGPLRWVHGMTRIDAERRAAELLDRVGLSHRADALPRHLSGGQQQRVAIARALAPNPSVLLLDEPTSALDPELVNEVLEVIRRLAIDDGLTMIISTHQIRFADEVADRVAFLSGGAIIEEGPAHEVLSNPRNPLTARFLSVMETDKTPEAVR, from the coding sequence ATGTCGCTGTTCCTCCATTACCTGAGCATGCCGTATCTGCTCGAGGGCATCGAGCTCACCCTCGAGGTGACTGCCCTCGGGCTCGGCGGCGGATTGATCCTCGGATTGATCCTCGCCGGCATGCAGCTCTCGCGCTTCTGGCCTCTGGCGGCGATCGCCCGGGGCTACACCGTGATCTTCCGCGGCACGCCCCTGATCCTCCAGATGGTGTTCGCCTACGACGCGCTGCCGCATATCGGCATCAAGCTGCCGGCGGTGCTGGCCGCGGGCCTGGCGCTCGCCTGCAACGAGGCGCCGTTCATCGCGGAAATGCTGCGTGCCGGCGTACTCGGCGTCGATCGCGGACAGCTGACGGCCGGCCAGGCCCTCGGCATGACGCCATCCATCCTGATGCGCCGGGTGATCGCTCCGCAGGCGATCCGCACCATGATCCCGGCCTTCGGCAACGAGGCAGTCAGCGCGCTGAAAAACTCCTCGCTCGCTTCCGTCGTCGCGGTGCAGGAGCTGACCCTGCGATCGACCCAGCTGGCGTCCTCGACCTTCGACTTCTTCTCGATCTTCTTCGCCTCGGGACTGCTGTATCTCGTGCTGACCGCCACCATCAGCGGCATCCAGCTCTTCGCCGAATGGCTGCTCGACCTCGATCGCACCACGCGCCGCGAGCGGAAGCTCGCCGACTATCTCCCCTGGCGCCGCGTTGAACTTGCCACCAAGCTCGACCTTGCCGATGCGGCTGGCGCCGATCCCGAGCCCGCACCGGCTGAGCTGACCGACACCCCGCCGCTGGCCCTGACCCGCGAGGAACGCGCCCGCCGCGCCGCGACGATTGCGCGCAACAATATCGCGGTCGAAGCCAAGGACCTCACCAAGAGCTACGGCCCGCAAAAGGTGCTCGACGGCCTCGATCTCACCGTACGCGTGGGCGAGGTGGTGGCGCTGCTCGGCCCCAGCGGCTCCGGCAAGAGCACGCTGCTCCGCTGTATCAACCATCTCGAGAACTGGGACGCTGGCACCATCCGCGTCGGCGGCCGCCGCCTCGGCTTTGGCGAAGATGGCAAGCCGCTGTCGCCGCGCGCCATTGCCAATGAGCGCGCCAGCGTCGGCGTCGGCATGGTGTTCCAGCAGTTCAATCTGTTCGCCCATCTCTCGGCCAAGGAGAACATCGCCGGTCCCTTGCGCTGGGTCCACGGCATGACCCGCATTGATGCCGAACGCCGCGCCGCCGAGCTGCTCGACCGGGTCGGGCTCTCGCATCGCGCCGATGCGTTGCCGCGGCATCTGTCCGGCGGCCAGCAGCAACGCGTCGCCATTGCGCGCGCGCTGGCGCCGAACCCGAGCGTGCTGCTGCTGGACGAGCCGACCTCGGCGCTCGATCCCGAACTCGTCAACGAGGTGCTGGAGGTGATCCGCCGCCTGGCCATCGATGACGGCCTCACCATGATCATCTCGACACACCAGATCCGCTTTGCCGACGAGGTCGCCGACC